The genomic window GCGACCAGCGCCTCCGCCCGGGTGTGCACCTCGAGGGCGGTCGGCCGGGCGTCGGCCTCGCGCGCGGTCATGGCGCGCAGCAGCGACGCCCACTCCGGGCCGAGCGCGTCGGGCACGACGGGGTCGCGGTGCAGGCGCCCGGTCAGCGACTCCATCATGGATCCGGGGAAGGCGCGCTCGCCGGTCAGCGCCTCGAGCACGACGAGCCCGAGCGAGTAGACGTCGGAGGCAGGCCCCACCCGCGTGCCGAGCGCCTGCTCGGGGCTCAGGTAGGCGGCCGTGCCGAGGACGGCGCCCGTCGCGGTGACGCGGGTCGAGTCGACGAGCGAGGCGATGCCGAAGTCGGCGAGCTTGGGCGTCCAGCGGCGCCCCGGCACCGGCGAGGGGGCGAGCAGCACGTTGCTCGGCTTGACGTCGCGGTGCACGATCCCGGCCGCCTGCACGACGTGCAGGGCCCCCGCGAGGTCGGCGAGCAGCTGGGCTGCCTCGGTGGTGTCGAGCGGCCCCTCGGCCAGGCGCGACGAGAGCGACGGCCCGTCGACGAGCTCCATCGCCAGCCAGCCGGGCCCGCGGCTCGGCGCGACGTCGGCGTCGTACAGGGTCACCAGGGCGTGGTGGCTGAGCGAGGCCAGCACGGCGACCTCGTTCTGGGCCCGCTGGGCGTCGCCGGGGTCGGAGCCCTGGGCGCTCAGCAGCTTGACGGCGATCGTCCGGCCGAGCAGCTGGTCGTCGGCGCGGTGCACCGTCGACATGCCGCCGCGCCCGAGGACGTCGCCGAGGAGGTAGCGGCCGGCGAGGAGGCGCGGTGCGTCCCGGTCGTCCACGGTCGCGTCGTCGTCCCGGTCGTCCATGTCCCCGAGGTTACCGGGCGGCTGCGGGGTCGGTTCTCCGGCCGCCCGCGACGACCTGCGCGCCC from Frigoribacterium sp. PvP032 includes these protein-coding regions:
- a CDS encoding serine/threonine protein kinase, encoding MDDRDDDATVDDRDAPRLLAGRYLLGDVLGRGGMSTVHRADDQLLGRTIAVKLLSAQGSDPGDAQRAQNEVAVLASLSHHALVTLYDADVAPSRGPGWLAMELVDGPSLSSRLAEGPLDTTEAAQLLADLAGALHVVQAAGIVHRDVKPSNVLLAPSPVPGRRWTPKLADFGIASLVDSTRVTATGAVLGTAAYLSPEQALGTRVGPASDVYSLGLVVLEALTGERAFPGSMMESLTGRLHRDPVVPDALGPEWASLLRAMTAREADARPTALEVHTRAEALVAGGGRADDARTGAATALMPSADGAGAGDAATRRLPAGAAAGLGAAAGLGAAGALAGPGAADAATERFSAVGDGTGAGAGSGAGAGAGSPGGRGGASSAPAERRSRRGVVIAGLVALALGAAALIGFAVTQGGDEPVAPATSDTPAPAESTPAETEPEPADTPSPSTEVEEPAPEPSTSEPTDEQTSEAPAPEPSTPVEEVPAPTQPSEPAAPGNGNGNGGNSGGNGNGNGAGAGVSNGNGKGVGGTGVDLGGVGAPAAP